A DNA window from Salvelinus sp. IW2-2015 linkage group LG4q.1:29, ASM291031v2, whole genome shotgun sequence contains the following coding sequences:
- the LOC111962762 gene encoding dnaJ homolog subfamily B member 9, giving the protein MATAQSALTFAVCILMITELILAKKDYYDILGVRKDANERQIKKAFHKLAMKYHPDKNKSPDAETKFRGIAEAYETLSDEKRRQEYDQFDHGTFYNDITKDRNGPKVHQPFNFNDMFKDFDIYSQNRHAHHQRHFEDHFRTHQEAHHSRHKRHFQGAFGAAGGGGFDDMFDDMEKMFTFDRDTTKRTESTFHGTTTKQHCRTVTQRRGNMVTTYTDCTGS; this is encoded by the exons ATGGCAACTGCACAGTCAGCATTAACATTTGCAGTGTGTATCCTGATGATAACAGAGTTGATACTTGCCAAGAAGGACTACTATGACATACTGGGTGTGCGGAAAGATGCCAACGAGCGTCAGATAAAGAAGGCTTTTCACAAGCTGGCAATGAAGTATCATCCAGACAAGAACAAGAGCCCAGATGCTGAGACAAAGTTCAGAGGAATTGCTGAGG CATATGAAACATTAtcagatgagaagaggagacaagAGTACGACCAGTTTGATCACGGCACATTCTATAATGACATAACCAAAGACCGAAACGGTCCAAAAGTCCACCAGCCCTTCAACTTCAACGACATGTTTAAGGACTTCGATATTTACAGCCAGAACCGGCACGCCCATCACCAAAGACACTTCGAGGACCACTTCCGGACCCACCAGGAGGCCCACCACAGCAGACACAAGAGACACTTCCAGGGTGCCTTTGGAGCAGCAGGTGGTGGTGGCTTTGACGACATGTTTGACGACATGGAGAAGATGTTTACTTTTGACAGGGACACTACTAAGCGAACGGAGAGCACATTTCACGGTACTACAACGAAGCAACACTGCAGAACAGTGACACAGCGCAGGGGCAACATGGTCACCACTTACACTGACTGCACTGGCTCCTGA